The following is a genomic window from Lentimicrobiaceae bacterium.
TCGCGTTCGGATTTTGTTCCTCCCGAAAAAAAACTTAGAATCTTATTTAGCATTTTTGTGTATTTTTTTCTTATGCAAAGATAATCTATTATTATGTTAATTTGTACGAATATACCGTTTTTTTACTTAAAAGGTATTAATAAGTACGTTTTATAATTCAATTTTATTAATGTGCTTATAGCCTTCTCTTACTGATAAAGGTGAAAGCTTATGTTTTGACAAAAAATCTTTTACCCAAGCCGAATTAGTTTTCGAATATTCGCGCAAAGCCCAGCCTATAGCCTTGTTTATAAAAAACTCGTCGCTATTGGCGTTGTTAAGTATAGCTTCGGTCAAAAATTCCTTATCTGTTTTTTCTTTAAATTTAAGCTGACAAATAATGCTGCTTCGTCTTATCCACATGTTTTCATCGGTAATCCATAGTTTAAGCTTGTTTTGCAGAATTTTTGGATGCTGTTCAATGATTTTCCCTAAGCAGTTTCCGGCAATTAAATCAACAGTATCCCACCACGATTTGTCTGTAATTAAAACCCGCACTTTTTGCAAATCGTTTTCAGCAAACTTATATTTTCCACTGTTTAAAATATCAATAGCCAAATACTGAAACTCTCTTTCGGGCTTATTCCACAATAGGTTGATTATTTCCCAGTTGGGTTGCTTTTCTTTTTTCAGCTCTTTTACCAATTCTTTTTGCAATGTTGTTCGTAACGGCTTTTTTATTCCCAAGAAATCGAACATATTTCGCATATAATTACTCATTCCAACTGCTTCGGTAGCATTGGCATTCTGATAAAACAAATCAATGGTTTTGTTGAGTAATTCCATAATATTATTTTTTCTCTAAGTAATCAACTATGCTTTTGTTGTGTGTGTGGACTGATATATCAATAACAGGATTCAGCTTTTTGTTTTCAATTAGAGATTTTAAAAAAGGATAAATTGGCACTTGTTTTGTCCAGTATTCTCCGCCACAAAATATCATGGGACTTGCATATCCGTATGATTCGTAGTGATTTTGTGCAAGGTCTTGAAAAATTTCTTGCATA
Proteins encoded in this region:
- a CDS encoding DNA alkylation repair protein; this encodes MELLNKTIDLFYQNANATEAVGMSNYMRNMFDFLGIKKPLRTTLQKELVKELKKEKQPNWEIINLLWNKPEREFQYLAIDILNSGKYKFAENDLQKVRVLITDKSWWDTVDLIAGNCLGKIIEQHPKILQNKLKLWITDENMWIRRSSIICQLKFKEKTDKEFLTEAILNNANSDEFFINKAIGWALREYSKTNSAWVKDFLSKHKLSPLSVREGYKHINKIEL